A stretch of Dermochelys coriacea isolate rDerCor1 chromosome 6, rDerCor1.pri.v4, whole genome shotgun sequence DNA encodes these proteins:
- the LOC119856566 gene encoding translational activator of cytochrome c oxidase 1-like isoform X2: MPCSGLGVGIAAAAPASRSLGWALHTSDATPAGHNKWSKVKHIKGLRDTERSRLFQKLATLLRFARKAGGPNPDFNTNLANITEQCRGMVLTKASTEVVIKGRDAGSCTWYQHLSLWKQLVMLVPSSFQCGARKEDRDR, encoded by the exons ATGCCGTGTTCTGGCCTCGGTGTTGGCATTGCAGCAGCTGCCCCTGCCTCCCGTTCATTGGGTTGGGCCCTGCACACCTCAGATGCCACCCCTGCCGGTCACAACAAATGGTCCAAGGTGAAGCACATCAAGGGCCTTCGGGACACCGAGCGCAGCCGGCTCTTCCAGAAGCTCGCCACGCTGCTGCGCTTTGCCCGCAAAG CAGGGGGACCCAATCCTGATTTCAACACCAACCTGGCCAACATCACTGAGCAGTGCCGGGGCATGGTCTTGACCAAAGCATCCACTGAGGTGGTCATCAAGGGAAGG GACGCAGGATCTTGTACCTGGTATCAGCATCTATCACTGTGGAAGCAACTGGTGATGTTGGTCCCATCCTCCTTCCAGTGTGGTGCAAGAAAAGAGGACAGAGACAGATAG